The following proteins are encoded in a genomic region of Protaetiibacter sp. SSC-01:
- a CDS encoding ROK family protein has translation MLELVHRGGEPSRADLTALTGLNRSTIGALVAELVDLGLVLEGDPGATNRVGRPSRRVLPDPRPAIIAVNPEIDAVTVALVGLGGRLDHRIRRELDHIASPEEAAATIGGIVDELRAGPAKERVLVGVGLAVPGLVRASDGVVRWAPHLGWRESAFARLVESVVGLPTVADNDATLGALAERLFGVGRGVDQLVYLNGGASGIGGGVIVNGQPYRGAYGYAGEFGHNRPRLDDPAHRATVGGTLEEEVSRARLLEILGPHSLDEPEFEAAVLSSTDKRLHAELARQQIVLGGALGNAINVLGPELVVLGGFLATLLKWDASALEAAVSARTLPVAWEGTRIRPAALGRDRLLIGAAELAFSAILADPATYASS, from the coding sequence GTGCTCGAGCTCGTCCACCGCGGGGGAGAGCCCTCGCGGGCCGACCTGACCGCGCTCACGGGCCTCAACCGCTCGACGATCGGCGCGCTCGTCGCCGAGCTCGTCGACCTCGGCCTCGTGCTCGAGGGCGACCCGGGCGCGACCAACCGCGTCGGCCGGCCCTCGCGCCGCGTGCTGCCCGATCCGCGACCCGCGATCATCGCCGTCAACCCCGAGATCGACGCCGTGACCGTCGCGCTCGTCGGTCTCGGCGGGCGACTCGACCACCGCATCCGTCGTGAGCTCGACCACATCGCGAGTCCCGAGGAGGCGGCCGCGACCATCGGCGGGATCGTCGACGAGCTGCGCGCCGGCCCCGCGAAGGAGCGCGTGCTCGTCGGCGTCGGCCTCGCCGTGCCCGGTCTCGTGCGTGCGAGCGACGGGGTCGTGCGCTGGGCGCCCCACCTCGGATGGCGCGAGAGCGCGTTCGCGCGGCTCGTCGAGTCGGTCGTCGGACTGCCCACGGTCGCCGACAACGACGCGACCCTCGGCGCCCTCGCCGAGCGCCTCTTCGGCGTCGGCCGTGGCGTCGACCAGCTCGTGTACCTCAACGGCGGCGCGAGCGGCATCGGCGGCGGCGTCATCGTGAACGGTCAGCCCTACCGCGGCGCCTACGGCTACGCGGGCGAGTTCGGCCACAACCGGCCGCGCCTCGACGACCCCGCCCACCGGGCGACCGTCGGCGGCACGCTCGAGGAGGAGGTGAGCCGCGCACGGCTGCTCGAGATCCTCGGGCCGCACAGCCTCGACGAGCCCGAGTTCGAGGCCGCCGTGCTCTCCTCGACCGACAAGCGGCTGCACGCCGAGCTCGCGCGTCAGCAGATCGTGCTCGGCGGCGCGCTCGGCAACGCCATCAACGTGCTCGGGCCGGAGCTCGTCGTGCTCGGCGGCTTCCTCGCGACGCTCCTCAAATGGGATGCGTCCGCGCTCGAGGCGGCCGTCTCGGCGCGCACGCTCCCCGTCGCGTGGGAGGGGACGCGCATCCGTCCGGCCGCCCTCGGCCGTGACCGTCTGCTCATCGGCGCCGCCGAGCTCGCGTTCTCGGCGATCCTCGCCGACCCCGCCACCTACGCCTCCTCATAG